Genomic segment of Bacteroidota bacterium:
GGTAAATTGAAAAATAGCGGCAAGTCAAAAATTGTTGGCGACAACCACTTAAAACTGAGCATTAAGGACAATAATTTATACAATGTGGAAGCCATCGCTTTTCAAAAGGGTAATTATTTTAATGAAATTGCAAAAGGTTCAAGTTTTGATCTTTGTTATACCATTGAAGAAAATAATTTCAGAGATATGAAAAGTTTGCAGCTTAATGTGAGGGAAATAAAGATTAATTAAATTCAAATTAAATATTAGTTTGTGATATTACGTGCAGAAAAATTAATAAAAAAGTATAAGAACCGGACAGTTGTGAACGAGGTAAGTGTGGAAGTGAATCCGGGTGAGATCGTGGGATTATTAGGTCCGAATGGTGCCGGTAAAACCACCTCTTTTTATATGATAGTTGGGTTGATAAAACCTGTTTCAGGAAAAGTTTATCTTGATAATAAGGATATTACTGATTATCCGATGTATAAAAGAGCACAATTAGGAATTGGATATCTTCCACAGGAAGCCAGTGTATTCAGAAAAATGAGTGTCGAGAACAATATTGCAAGTGTGTTGCAGATGACAAAACTGAGCAGGCAAGATCAAAAGAAAAAATTAGAAACACTAATAGGAGAGTTTGGTTTAGAGAATGTGCGAAAAAGCAACGGCGATGTTTTAAGTGGTGGCGAAAGAAGAAGAACTGAAATAGCCAGAGCACTTGCCACTGACCCTAAATTTATTTTGTTGGATGAGCCCTTTGCCGGAATTGATCCTATTGCAGTGGAGGATATTCAGCAAATAGTGGAAAAACTAAAATTTAAAAAAATAGGCGTTTTGATCACCGATCACAATGTACAGGAAACCCTTTCTATTACTGATCGCGCGTATTTATTGTTTGAAGGGAAAATTTTAAAACAAGGCTCGGCCGAGGATCTTGCAAACGATCCTCAGGTGCGAAAAGTGTATCTTGGTCAAAATTTCATTTTGCGCAAAAACTTACGCAATGAAGAGAATACGGTTACTCCAATTTAATAATTAGATAGGAAGTAGCTATTTTTAATGTATTGAGTTTATTTTTACGGCAATAATGCACATTATTCACTCTATTACCTCCACCATTTTTAAGCGGCATGTTAGCCGCATCCAATCTGCTGTGAATGATCCTGTAAGGGCGCAGGAAGAAGTATTTAAAAAATTAATTTCAGGTGGTGAAAATACGGAGTGGGGGAAAAATCACGACTATAAATCTGTAAAGAATATCAGCGATCTTAAAAACAGGTTTCCTGTGCAGGATTATGATACAATAAAACCCTATATCGACCGATTAATGCAGGGGGAACAAAATATTTTATGGAATGAACCCATTATCTGGTTTGCAAAATCGTCGGGCACTACAAGCGATAAAAGTAAATTTATTCCCGTAAGTCAAAATGCTTTAAAGGAATGTCACTACCAGGGAGGAAAAGATGTGATCGCCATGTATCTGCACAATAATCCTTCATCCAAATTATTTACCGGCAAAACTTTATTGATGGGTGGTAGTCATCAGATCAATAAATTAAATCAGTTTTCAAAATTTGGTGATGTAAGTGCAGTTATGATGCAAAATATGCCAATGCTTTCCCGATATGCAATGACCCCTTCTCTTAAAATTGCATTAATGGATGAATGGGAAAGTAAAATTTCTTCCATGGCAAATCATACCATCAATAAAAATGTTACGAGTATTGCCGGAGTGCCAACATGGACCATCGTTTTGATTCGCAGGTTATTTGAACTTACAGGAAAAAATAATCTAAATGATATCTGGAAAAATCTGGAATTATATATTCATGGTGGGGTTAGTTTCAAACCATATAGAAATCAGTTTAAAGAATTAATTCGAGGCGACAACATGCATTATGTAGAAACCTACAATGCGAGCGAAGGATTTTTTGCATTTCAGGACAGATTATTATCTGAGGAAATGTTATTGATGCCAGATTACGGAATTTATTACGAATTTATTCCGCTCGAAGAATTTGAAAAAGAGGATCCAAAAACTATTACCTGGGAGAATGTGGAATTGAATAAAAATTATGCTATCGTTATTTCTACGAATGCAGGATTGTGGAGATATAAAATTGGTGATACTATAAAATTTACTTCAAAAGATCCTTACAGAATTAAAATAACAGGCAGGGTGAAACACTTTATCAATGCATTTGGGGAGGAAGTGATAGTGGACAATTCAGATAAAGCAATTGAGGAAGCAAGTGTGCGCACTAATGCAAAAGTTACCGAATACACTGCCGCACCTATTTATATTGAAGGTAATGAAAAAGGCGGGCACGAGTGGATAATAGAATTTGAACAGATGCCAAATGATTTAGAACTATTTATTAATACTTTGGATGCTACACTTAAATCGGTAAACAGCGATTACGAAGCAAAAAGACATAAGGACCTCGCGTTAAAAATGCCTGTGGTGCATGTTGCAAAAAAAGGCGCATTCTACGAATGGCTTAAATCGAAGGGTAAATTGGGAGGGCAACACAAGGTGCCGAGGCTAAGTAACGAACGCAATTATCTGGAAGAGATCAGGAAGTTTATATGATATAAGGAAGAATCGAAGGGAGAAGAATCGAACCCGCCTGCTAACCGCGTCGGGCAGGGGGAGAAGGTTAAGGGTCTAAGGGAAAAAAGGAAGGAAGGTTGGTAAGATCTAAAAAGAGGACTCGATTATACATGAAAATATCACAACAATCATTTTATTGCAACAAGAAGAGATTAGGTTTTTATGTCTAACTTTGGTTTAAACACCCAAAAACAGATTCATGGATAAATACACTGCCATTTTGATCGATGATGAAGAGCCTGGTCGCAGAAACCTCAGTGTTCTTTTGGAAAAATATTGCCCTGAAATTGAAATAATTGCCGAAGCTTCCAACGCTGCTGAAGCAAAGGAAAAAATTTTATCGCTTACCCCTAATGTATTGTTTCTCGATATTAATATGCCCGAATTAAATGGGTTCGACCTCCTTGATTCACTTGCCAAAAAAGATTTTGCAGTAGTTTTTGTTACGGCACATAAAGATCATGGAATTCAGGCGGTTAAGGCAGGGGCGATAGATTATATTTTAAAACCAATTGTAATAAAAGAATTACAACAGGCTGTAAATAAAATAACCGATCATTTCGATCAGAAAAAATCGGATCTTGTTACAGAAAATGAGAAACCAGGTCGAATAACTCTAAGCCATACCGGCGGTTTCAGTGTAATTGAAATGAAGGATATCGTAAGGTTGGAAGCTGAAAGTAATTACACGCGTGTATTTGTGCAGGAAAAAAAATCGTATTTCGTATCAAAGCCACTAAAAGTATTTGAGGATAATTTAAAAGACAATATTTTCTTCCGCGTGCATCGATCTTATATAATTAATCTCCTTTTTGTAAAAGAATTTTTGCGGGAAGATGGTGGTGTTATCGTAATGGTGGATGAAGCCAAAATTCAACTTCCCAAAGCACGTTATAGCGATTTTATGGATGCAATGAAAAAATTATCCATTTCAATTTAAGGTTCGAAGTTGAAAACACTCCTTTATAAATATTGTTTTTCTTTTTTAGCGATCATTCTGTTTATTCCTATTGTTCAAGCTCAATTATTTCCGGCAAGACAATATACTGCGGCAAATGAACTTGCCAATTCCAATATATATGATATAACGCATGATGCCCGCGGCTATCTCTGGTTTGCCACAGAACGTGGCGTGAGCCGATTCGATGGCTTTAAATTCACCAATTATTTATTTAAGGAAGGTATAGATGGCTCAATTGTGTATGCACTTGCCGAAAGTGATAAAGGTGAATTTTTCGCAGCAACTAAATATAATGGAGTATTTAAGTTCGGGAATAACTTTAAAAAAGTGATCAATGAAAATGTTTCTCTGCAGAATGAACAAATAGCCATTGCAGGGAATTATTTTTATTCCTTAAAAAAAGGGCAATATGTTTCTGTTGTTGATCTTAAAAATCCAGGGGTGGTTACCAAACTACAATTTGAGGATCAGAATATTATCCCCAATTTTATTATTAAGGCTGGTGGAGATACAATTTTTATTGGAACGAATAAAGGAATTTACAGTGTAAAAGCCCATCAAATACCTAAATCTATTAATAAAACTTTCACAAAAGAGATATTTTCTATTTGTGTTAATAAAAATACGATCTATGCCGGTGGAGATGGAGTGTATTATATATTGGAAAACAATGTCATCACAGAAAATAAATTAAATTTAGGAGGAATAATTAATCGTTTATTGGCAGATAGGTATGGCAATATTTGGTGTGCCACCTTTCCACAAAACAACCTTATATTAATAAGTAAAGGATTGGAAACGGATATCTCCTCTAAATTGGGAATTAATGGAATTTCCGTCAACAAAATATTTGAAGACGCAGAAGGAAATATCTGGCTGGGAACTTATGGCAAAGGCGCGTTTTGTATTCATCATTTATACTGTTCTAACTTCACAAATAGCGACGGGCTCGTAAATGAATATATTACTGCACTGGAGACTGATCCGGAAGGTAATCTGTTTATTGGTAGTTACGATGGTCTTTATTATTTGAAGAATAATATTATTAAACAACAAAAATTATTTCCGGGAACTTTGGAATTTATTCGGGGAATTGAAGTTAATAATCATCATTTATTTGTGAATATTGCCGGCTTTAAAAACCCGGGATTAAATTTAACAACCACAAATTTAAATGGTATTGAACAAACATATCTGTTAGCAAGTAGTTCCATGATAAGTAATAACACTATTTATTACAGCAAATGGGATAAAAAATTATGGAGTGCTCCTGTAACTGATGGAAAAATTGGAAACGGCACTGTAATGTTTTATGATTCAACTGCGGTATGGAGAAGAATAAATGCATTATTTCAGGACAAAAAAAATAATATTTGGATAGGCACCACACATGGTTTGTATATTTTAGACCCATCAGGAAAATATCAAAAAATAGATACCGGTTTTTATAGTACTAATATTTCCAAATTTATGTACGATGGAGATAACAACATTTTAATAGGAACTGATCATGGTTTAGTAAAATATAAGAACGGAAGTTTTCAAACTTTTAAAAGTTTAAAAGGGAGGAATATTGAAAATATTACTTCTTTCGAAATGGATGCCAATAATAGAATTTGGATCGGGACTTTAGCTGGGTTATATATTATGGATGACGATGCAATTATGCAATTTGATACTCGAAATGGACTCCTATCCGATGAAATAAACGCATTGGAATACGACGAAAAAAATAATTATATATGGATTGGAACAACTTTCGGAATGTCGAGAATTGATATTGATGCATTTAATAAAACTAAGTTTAATGCACCCGCTGCAATATTTAAAAGCATAAGAACACCTGATTCTATTTATAGAAATATGGAAAACCAAACGGATGTATTTTTGCCTTATACCACCACTAATTTCACTATAAGGTTTTCAGCAATTCATTTTTCGGCACCGGAGGGAATAAAATTTCAATATAAATTTGATGATGCGGAATGGCAGCCGTCGGTAGGACGTCAAATTGAATTTGCCTCCATTCCGTACGGAAAACATATACTTTATCTCAAATCAATTGGAGAGCGCGATCTGGAAGGCCCGATCGCTAAACTGAACATTACAGTGCAAACTCCTTTTTGGGCTACAAGTTGGTTTAAAATTCTGGTGGGTTTTATTATTGCACTTTCTGCATATCTGATCTTGAGATGGCAATTTGAAGCCGTACGAAAAAAGCAACAGGAAAAACTGGAGTTGCAATCGAAAATTTCTGAACTTCGACATCAGGCTCTTGCAGCAAGTATGAATCCGCATTTTATTTTTAATGCACTCAATTCCATTCAACATTTTATTAATGCACATAATACAGAAGAGGCTACAGAATATCTCGGAAAATTTGCGAGACTCATTCGCATGATGCTCGACTCAGGCGGAAAAACTTTTGTCCCCTTAAGTGAAGAATTGGAGCGATTAAATTATTATCTCGAACTTGAAAAAGTTAGATTCGGAAATAAACTTAATTATAAGATATCTGTTGATGAAACACTCCTGAATGAAGAGATAGAAATACCTAATATGGTGATCCAACCACTGGTGGAAAATGCACTTTGGCATGGATTACTAACAACCAACAGAAATGGAGATCTGAATGTATCCTTCGAAAAGTTAAATGGTTCCATAAAGGTTCTGGTAGATGATAATGGTATTGGAATAAATGAAAGTAAAAAACGCAAAAAATCAGGACATAATTCACTCGGAATTCAGATGATTCGGGAAAGGCTGGAATTACTCAATAAATTAAGCGGATATCAGGCAAATATCATTATTCATGATAAATCTGATTTTAATCCCGACGACCACGGCACTTTGGTGCAGGTAAACCTGATGTAAGGGCTAAATTCCCCGTTTATTAATAATTTCTACATCACTTCGCTAAGTTAAAACACTACTTCACATGATATTTACCGTATTTCGCTCAAAGTGGGTTGTGGAATCCGTCTGGTTTTGGTCTCTTTACATATGGAAGCACAGATCCCCATGAAAACCAACTGTGTTAACACGTAAAGGGGGTTCCTATTGAAACACTCCCATGAAAACCAATAAATCCTAAACTTTGAAGGTTAGGCTGAATAATGATACTCCAGTTGTTATTCAAAAATAAAAAGGCGGCTCCCTCATGTCGCCTTTTTTAATTTAATTTATCACAGAATGTATTTTAAATAAAAAACCCTCTCAGTATGTACTGAAAGGGTTTATTTTTTTATTCTTATGTGATCAGAAATTTATTTTAGAACTTTTATAAGGTTCGTTTTACTTCTACTTCTTCGTAACCCTCTATCTGATCGCCAACTTCAATATCATTAAAGTTATTTATCGTCAATCCGCATTCCATTCCTGAAGGAACTTCTTTTGCATCATCTTTAAATCGTTTCAGTGAGCTGAGTGTTCCGGTATGTGTTACAATTCCATTGCGCAATACACGTATTTTGGTTTGACGGGTAATTTTGCCTTCCGTTACCATACAACCGGCAACAGTTCCAACCTTGGAGATCTTAAAGGCTTCACGTACTTCCACGATACAAGTAACTTTTTCTTCCAATTTAGGAGCAAGCATACCCTCCATGGCTGCTTTGATCTCTTCAATTGCATTGTAAATGATACTGTAAAGTCTTATTTCCACACCTTCTTTTTCTGCTAATTTTCGCACGGCACTGCTCGGACGAACCTGGAAACCAACTATTACTGCATCAGAAGCGGAAGCAAGCATTACATCGCTTTCTGTAATCTGACCAACACCTTTAAATATTGCATTTACCTGCACTTCTGCAGTGGTGAGTTTTAATAAACTATCTGTCAATGCTTCCATTGAACCATCCACGTCGGCTTTGATAATGATATTCAATTCTCTGAAAGTACCAAGAGCCTTGCGTCGTCCAATTTCTTCGAGGGTAATATGTTTTTTCGTTCTTATACCTTGTTCGCGAAGGATCTGGCTGCGTTTATTTGCCACATTTTTAGCTTCTGCCTCATCGTCGAAGGTTTTGAATTTCTCACCTGCCTGAGGTGCGCCATTTAAACCTAAAACAAGTAATGGAGTGGATGGACCAGCTTCCGTGATGCGTTTGCTTCTTTCATCAAACATCGCTTTCACTTTACCATAATAAGGTCCTGCAACCATCATGTCACCAACTTTAAGTGTTCCTTCCTGCACCATGATATTGCTCACATATCCTCTTCCTTTATCTAAGGATGCCTCTATAATAGTTCCTATTGCTTCTTTATTTGGATTTGCCTTTAGGTCGAGTAATTCAGATTCTAATAATATCTTTTCCAAGAGTGTTTCGATACCGATTCCTGATTTTGCAGAAATTTCCTGGCACTGAAACTTACCTCCCCAATCCTCAACTAAAACATTCATTTGAGAAAGTTGTTCCTTTATTTTATCAATATTGGCACCAACCTTATCAATTTTATTTAATGCAAAAACCATTGGAACGCCGGCTGCCTGAGCATGGCTGATCGCTTCCTTGGTTTGCGGCATCACCTGATCATCGGCAGCAATTACAATTACTGCAATATCGGTCAATTTAGCTCCGCGTGCACGCATGGCAGTAAAGGCCTCGTGACCCGGAGTATCTAAAAATGCTATTCTTTTTCCGTTTGGAAGATCCACTTCGTATGCACCGATATGTTGTGTGATTCCACCTTTTTCACCCGCAACAACATTTGTTTCACGGATATAATCCAACAAAGATGTTTTACCGTGATCCACGTGACCCATGATGGTAACTATCGGCGGACGATGTTCCAACAATGCAGGATCCTCTTCAGTAGTTTCCTCCTCCAGATCGTCTTCGGTTGCATTGATGAATTGCACTTTATATCCGTTCTCATCGGCAAGTAGTTCGATGATCTCCGCATCCAATCTTTGGTTTATGGAAACCATCATACCTAAGTTGAAACAACTTTGAACCAGATCGGTAGGTGAAACATTCATCAAACTCGCCAACTCGGAAAGTGAAGTAAATTCCGCAACTTGTAATACATTGCTTCCCGCTGCTTCTGCTTCCACTAATTCTGCAGCTTCACGGCGTTCGCGTTTCATTTGTTTACCCGCACGGGCGCCCTTTCCACGCTGAACTCCACCGCTTAATTTAGCAAGTGTATTTCTAATTTGTTCCTGTATTTTTCTTTGCGCCGCTTCAGGGTCAACAACTTCCGGTTTTTTAATGAAACGATTTGTTGCAGTACCTGTTTCTCTCGCTCTGTTTTCTTTCTGGCGCTCTTCCTCTTTTAATTTGTCAACGTTAATGCGCTCATGTTTTTTGATGCGTTTGCGCTTTTTGCGTTTATTATCGGCATTATTGGCGCCAACCTGAGTGTGTGGGCGTCTTTCGGGTTTCTTTTCTTCTTTGATCTCTATTTTTCCAACGATCTTCGGCCCTTCCAGTGTTACCTTTTTGGTCTCGATCATTTCACGCTCATCCGATTTTTTCTCTGTTTCTTCCTTAACCTGAGGAACAACAATTTCCTGTTTTTTCTCTTCTTTTATTTCCGGTTTTTCTATTTCCGTTTTTGCTTCAACAACAGGAGCTACTTCTTCTTTAACAGGTTCTTCTATCTTCGGTTCTTCTACCGGTTTTTTGGTTTTTTTCCTGTCGAGGTCAATTTTGCCAACAATTTTGATCTCCTCTACTTTTTCCTTTCTGGCCTTTATAACCTCAACTTCCGGTTCTTTTTGTTTCTCAATTACCGGAATTTCTTCTTTAATTTCTTTTACCTCAGGTACTTCCTTCTGAACAACCACTTTTTCAACCACCTCAACTTCTTCCACCTTTTTAACAGGTTCAACCACGGCAACTTCTTCCGGTTTGTCGGTTTTTTCCTTTTCCAGTTTGCGGCCAATGCCAATACTCAACGAGTCGGCCTTGCCTTTAAGGTCTTTGTCTTTGCCAAATTCCTTCAGCAACTGGTTGTACATTTCCTCCGACAGCTTAGTTGTAGGCTTTGGATCCACGGTAAACCCCTTCGATTTCAACAGGTCGGCAATATGAGATATTGCCACGTTGAATTCGCTGGCGGCTTTAGCTAATCGTATATTTTTTTCTTCTGACATTCAGTTCCTTAGGTTCACAAAGATAGGATTATCATTTCATCACACATGAAATAATTCTTAATTTACTGTTTTCAATCCTCTTCGAATTCCGATTTTAATATTTTAAGTACATCTTTTACCGTTTCTTCCTCAAGATCTGTTCTGCGAACTAGCTCGTCAGAACTAAGTTCCAACACGCTTTTTGCGGTATCGCAACCGATGGCTTTTAACTCATCCAAGATCCATTCTTCTATCTCATCTGCAAATTCATCCAGGTCAATATCATATTCCTCTTCTTCCGAATCGCGGAATACATCAATGTCGTAACCGGTTAACTGACAGGCAAGTTTAATGTTTAATCCTCCCTTACCAATTGCCAAAGAAACCTGATCCTGACCAAGATACACAGCAGCTTTCTTTCTTTCATTATCCAGCTCTATAGATGTGATCTTAGCCGGACTCAAAGCGCGTTGTATCAATAACTGATTATTATTTGTGTAATTGATGATATCGATATTTTCGTTGCGTAATTCGCGAACGATGCCGTGAATTCTTGATCCTTTCATACCAACACATGCTCCAACCGGATCAATGCGGTCGTCATAAGATTCAACGGCAACTTTTGCTCTTTCTCCCGGTGCGCGAACGATCTTTTTAATTACGATCAATCCGTCAAAAACCTCCGGAACCTCTTGTTCCAATAATTTCTCTAAAAATTTAGGATCTGTTCTTGAAACAATTACAACCGGATTGCTATTGCGGAAATCCACCTTTCTAACTACTGCTCTTAATGTTTCCCCTTTTTTATAATTATCAGCTGCGATCATTTCATTTTTAGGAAGAATAAGTTCATTGCCATCATCATCCAATAACAGGATCTCTTTTTTCCAGATCTGATATACTTCTCCTGTAATTATTTCTCCTTCACGATCCTTATATTTTTTATAAACCTCGTCTTTCTCCAATTCCATGATACGCTGCACCAAAGCCTGACGAGCCGCGAGAATGGCTCGGCGACCAAAACTTTCAATACTTACTTCCTCATAGGTTTCTTCGCCTACTGAAAAGTCAGGTTCAATTTTTAATGCATCGCTCAGAGATATCTGTGTAACCGGATTTTCAACTGTTCCGTCTTCCACGATGGAACGTTTGTGCCAGATCTCAAGATCTCCTTTTTCTGTATTTACAATGATGTCGAAATTTTCGTCGCTTTCGTATTTTTTGCGAAGCAAAGTACGAAAAATGTCCTCCAATACCTTCATCAGGGTTGGGCGATCAATGTTTTTTACGTCTTTAAATTCCGAAAAGGATTCGACGAGGTCGATACTGTTCATAGTATTTAGTTTTTAATTCAGGCCACTGTATTTAGGAGCAATTGCCTGAAGGTTTTTGTGTTATTTATGATTTTTAATGTTTTATAATATTTAGAAAGTGATCTTCTTTTTTGTTGATTTTATTTCCTCCATCGCAAATACCGCTTCTTCTATCTTTGGTTTCATTCCTTTTTTGGGAGGAGGGATATGCACTTCCAATCTCAGTTTTTCGTCGTCAGCTTCCTTTAAAATTCCTTCTTTTTTAACTCCGCTGTTTAAAACCAGCTCCACCGTTTTTCCAATATTTTTGGCGTATTGCTGCGGCACTTTGAAGGGATTTTCCATTCCGGGACTCGACACATCAAGACTATATTGCTGCGGAAAACTGTCATCCAGGTCAATTTGTGATTCCAGATAACGACTCAGCTTCATACAGGCCTCAATAGTAACTCCTTCCATATTATCGATAAAGATCTCGTATTTATTTACCGAAGGATTGATCTTCACATCCACCAGAAAACATCCCAGTTCTTCCAGTTTTGGTGCCATCAAGGCTACTATTTTTTCCCTGTTGCTCATGTTCCAGAAACAAAAGAGGGGACTTTTTAGTGTCCCCTCTCTCGAAGTAGGTGCAAATATAGGTAGAATAGTTGAGAGTTCAAAACGTGACGTGGCAATCGTGAATCGTGAGCCGTGAATCCGGCTTAGGACTATAGGGTTGGCAGGGTTTACAAGGTTTGCAGGGTTTGCAAAGGTTCAATTCAGAGGAAAATCTTCAGGGCTGTCGATCTGTTTAATGTTCTTTATTCCTTGTTCTTTATTCGATATTTCTTTTGGGTCCCATTCGAAGGTTAATCCTCCGGGTAGTCGATCCGATGGCCCCCTACCCCATAGGGGAGTAAGTTTATAGTTGCATTGAAAGTACACCTCGAAGGAAAATCTTCAGGGGTGTATATCCGATTATTATTTTTGGCCCCCTACCCCATAGGGGAGTAAGTTTATAGTTGCATTGAAAGTTCACCACGAAGGAAAATTTTCCGGGTTGTGGATCCGATTATTATTTTTTATTTTTTGATTGTTATTGGATATTAATCCTTGTTCACTACGGAGGAAAATCTCCTGGGTTGTCGATCTGTTTAATGTTCTTTATTCCTTGTTCTTTATTCGATATTATTTTTTCAAGGTCTGAAGCGAAGGAAAATCTCCCGGCCATCGATCCGATTAATATTTTTGGCCCCCTACCCCATAGGGGAGTAAGTTTATAGTTGCATTGAAAGTTCACCACGAAGGAAAATTTTCCGGGTTGTGGATCCGATGGCCCCCTACCCCATAGGGGAGTAAGTTTATATTTGCATTGTAAGTACACCTCGAAGGAAAATCTTCAGGGGTGTCTATCCGATTATTATTTTTGGCCCCCTACCCCATTGAGGAGTAAGTTTATAGTTGCATTGAAAGTTCACCACGAAGGAAAATTTTCCGGGTTGTGGATCCGATTATTATTTTTTATTTTTTGATTGTTATTGGATATTAATCCTTGTTCACTGCGGAGGAAAAT
This window contains:
- the nusA gene encoding transcription termination/antitermination protein NusA yields the protein MNSIDLVESFSEFKDVKNIDRPTLMKVLEDIFRTLLRKKYESDENFDIIVNTEKGDLEIWHKRSIVEDGTVENPVTQISLSDALKIEPDFSVGEETYEEVSIESFGRRAILAARQALVQRIMELEKDEVYKKYKDREGEIITGEVYQIWKKEILLLDDDGNELILPKNEMIAADNYKKGETLRAVVRKVDFRNSNPVVIVSRTDPKFLEKLLEQEVPEVFDGLIVIKKIVRAPGERAKVAVESYDDRIDPVGACVGMKGSRIHGIVRELRNENIDIINYTNNNQLLIQRALSPAKITSIELDNERKKAAVYLGQDQVSLAIGKGGLNIKLACQLTGYDIDVFRDSEEEEYDIDLDEFADEIEEWILDELKAIGCDTAKSVLELSSDELVRRTDLEEETVKDVLKILKSEFEED